The following proteins are co-located in the Salvelinus namaycush isolate Seneca chromosome 33, SaNama_1.0, whole genome shotgun sequence genome:
- the neurod6a gene encoding neurogenic differentiation factor 6-A — MLTLPFDEPAMRPGTGTQFGANFPLDCVREIKVSKQEPFLKAADTISISQTHIKTTEDELDSERDEDEREELGQEDEDVDGLPGRRRGPRKKKMTKGRVDRVKIRRQEANARERSRMHGLNDALDCLRKVVPCYSKTQKLSKIETLRLAKNYIWALSEILSTGKRPDLLAFVQALCKGLSQPTTNLVAGCLQLNARNVITDHNGETSFTGRSPFDAMYPAPYHSSTEAVASSGHGSSTMDSAKPFRPFSSYCSAYESFYESTSPECSSPQFDSGALSPPINFNGIFSLKHEEPADYGKSCHYGMRYCAAVAGRNSIGQNSMSRGSSDIRDIHVPYDIHLRSQFYPMQEELNTPFHN; from the coding sequence ATGTTGACCTTACCGTTTGATGAGCCAGCAATGAGGCCAGGGACCGGGACCCAGTTTGGGGCCAACTTCCCTCTAGACTGCGTGCGCGAGATCAAGGTCAGTAAACAAGAACCTTTCCTAAAAGCAGCCGATACCATCTCCATCTCCCAGACCCACATCAAAACCACGGAGGATGAGTTAGACTCGGAGAGGGAtgaggacgagagagaggagCTAGGCCAAGAAGACGAGGACGTGGACGGTTTACCAGGAAGGAGGAGAGGCCCACGTAAAAAGAAGATGACCAAGGGGCGCGTGGACAGGGTGAAGATTCGGCGCCAGGAGGCCAACGCGCGCGAGCGGAGCAGGATGCACGGGCTGAACGACGCGCTGGACTGCCTGCGCAAAGTCGTGCCCTGCTACTCCAAGACGCAGAAGCTGTCCAAGATTGAGACTCTCCGACTGGCCAAGAACTACATCTGGGCGCTGTCGGAGATCCTCAGCACCGGCAAGAGACCCGACCTATTGGCATTTGTTCAGGCGCTCTGCAAGGGACTGTCTCAGCCAACCACCAACTTAGTGGCGGGCTGTCTCCAGCTCAATGCCAGAAATGTCATCACGGACCACAACGGAGAGACATCTTTCACTGGTAGGTCCCCATTCGACGCTATGTACCCTGCGCCTTATCACAGTTCCACCGAGGCTGTAGCGTCTTCAGGCCACGGCagcagcaccatggacagcgccaAACCTTTCAGACCATTTAGCTCCTACTGCAGTGCCTACGAGTCCTTCTACGAGAGCACGTCCCCAGAATGTTCGAGCCCTCAATTCGACAGTGGTGCTCTGAGCCCTCCAATCAACTTTAACGGGATATTCTCCCTAAAGCACGAGGAGCCAGCGGACTATGGAAAGAGCTGTCATTACGGTATGCGGTACTGCGCGGCGGTGGCGGGTCGCAACTCCATCGGTCAGAACTCAATGTCACGGGGGTCCTCTGACATCCGGGATATCCATGTCCCCTATGACATCCACCTCCGCAGCCAGTTCTACCCAATGCAGGAGGAACTAAACACGCCCTTTCATAATTGA